The genomic window gaggagagggaAGAGGTAGGGCTGGATAAAAGATTTGGGTTTTCCAAGGAGTTACAGAGTAGGATTGAGCTAGGGGAAGAGATTGGGAGAGGGCATTTTGGGTATACTTGCTCTGCTAAGTTCAAGAAAGGAGAGCTCAAAGATCAGGAGGTTGCTGTTAAAGTCATCCCAAAATCTAAGGTCATTTTTACAGCTTTACTTTTTCCAAATTCTCAAGTTTCCATCTTAAGTTTTCTGCTTCAATTGGCTCAAGTGCTTCATCATTGTAGTGATAGCTATATCTGACAAATTGAAGATTCTTTGTGTGTCTTGTCTGATTTGTTTAGTAGATGTTAAACTGTTTCAAGGTAGAAGAACAAACCATCATAGTCTCCTTTTGCTTCATGATGAACCTGTAATTTGATCATTACGGTCTCTTGAGATGTTTCTGTTCTTCTCTACGAGCTTACTGTCCTCTTGTTTGAGccatctttttgaaaaaattgataGCGTATGTAGACTTTCACGCATagaaattaatacaaaaacaagtaaTAGCGAACACAGATGAGGTTGAAGTTTGTCAATGACACTTATGTTTCATCCATGTTTTTCAATAGCCAAGTTTTCAATGGTTGTAGATTAGCATTGCTGACTTTTCTGTGAACATTTCTAAACGTTTTAAATTGGTCAATAAATTGGAACATGGACATTTGTGCTTTTGTCAATTGTCATTAAgcaattgaaattttgatggtCCTTATTTGATGACTAAGAAAGTTAATCATGTAATCGAGTTAGTTGGTGTAATATACAGATAGGTTTAGTGTTAGCTTAATCCACAATAGACTGTTTCTCATCAGCTTTGGTTTGGCAGATGACATCTGCAATATCTATAGAGGATGTGAGAAGAGAAGTGAAAATACTGCGGGCGTTATCTGGACATCAAAATTTGGTACAATTCTATGATGCGTTCGAGGACAATGCCAACGTTTACATCGTTATGGAGTAAGACAATCATGTGCTTATATATTCCTGTGTCATGTTGAATCTACTAGGAGAGCTATCAGATTCTTATTTTCCCGACTTGGCTTACTTCAAAATGTTTAGCTGTGAATAAACATTTACTTTCTTTCAACTTTCAGGTTATGTGGAGGTGGTGAACTTCTTGACAGGATACTAGCAAGGTCTGCTTTTAAAGATTGTTATGACATTTGTTAACTTATGGTCAGAGATCCTTCTTAGAGATGTTCTATTGGCTGTCTAACTATTTCAAATTTACTTCTCTTACAGGGGAGGAAAATACTCTGAAGATGATGCAAAAGCAGTGCTTATACAGATCCTTAACGTCGTAGCTTTCTGTCATCTCCAAGGAGTTGTTCATCGAGATCTAAAACCAGAGGTGAACCGCACTTTTTGTCTTTGCTTTTTCCtttcaaaacccaaaagaaataTTGTCTTAGTTGAATACCAATCTCACATTTGAAACACTTTCATGTTTCAGAACTTCTTGTACACTTCCAAGGAGGAGAATTCTATGTTGAAAGTCATAGATTTTGGCTTATCGGACTTTGTCAGACCAGACGAAAGACTAAATGATATAGTGGGAAGTGCATATTACGTAGCCCCTGAAGTTCTACACAGATCTTATACCACAGAAGCGGATGTATGGAGCATAGGAGTCATAGCATACATTCTCCTATGTGGAAGCCGTCCTTTTTGGGCAAGAACTGAATCAGGAATTTTCAGAGCAGTTCTAAAAGCTGATCCCAGTTTTGATGAACCTCCTTGGCCTTCGTTATCCTTTGAGGCAAAAGATTTTGTTAAGAGATTATTGTACAAGGACCCTCGGAAAAGAATGACTGCATCTCAAGCTTTGAGTCAGTAATCTCTAAAATATCCACATCTTTCTATAtttatcttctgtttctaGCTTTTCATGAATCACCAGTTGAAGTTACTCCACGTTTTTTTCCGGTTTTTACAGTGCATCCTTGGATCGCGggttataagaaaatagatatCCCATTTGATATTCTGATCTTCAAGCAGATCAAAGCATACTTGAGATCTTCGTCTTTGCGCAAAGCTGCTTTGATGGTACATTTTGCTTCTAACCTTTTTTACTGTTTCCAAACAACATTTAAGGATGtgtttgatatttattacCTTTGTATCTAGTTTGCTAACTCTTTTATTCTCTCCAGGCTCTGTCCAAGACATTAACTACCGATGAACTTCTTTATCTGAAAGCGCAGTTTGCACACTTAGCACCCAACAAAAATGGCCTCATCACTTTAGATAGCATCAGACTGGTATGtgccttctcttcctctctgtctctctctggTAGAAAGCAAACAGCTCAAAGCTAGATTTATTTCTGTTGGACAGGCACTTGCGACAAATGCAACAGAAGCAATGAAGGAATCACGGATCCCGGACTTTCTTGCATTGGTATTGTCTCCTTTCTGTTCTTGTCCTTTTGCTTAATCTGTTTAAGATACAATCCAAGGTTGGTTAACGAAAGTTTGGTGTTGGGAAATGACAGTTAAATGGACTTCAATACAAAGGGATGGATTTTGAAGAGTTTTGTGCAGCTTCCATTAGCGTTCATCAGCATGAGTCTCTTGATTGTTGGGAGCAGAGCATTCGTCATGCTTATGAGCTATTTGAAATGAATGGAAACCGAGTTATCGTCATCGAAGAACTCGCTTCTGTAAGTTTATAAGAAATTCGACACTTGCTTCTGTCATGCTTAACAATTTATTCAGCTAATTCCTAAACGAAGGGAACATAAATGTTTTGTAGGAACTTGGTGTTGGATCATCCATCCCGGTTCATACCATTCTAAATGACTGGATAAGACATACTGACGGGAAGCTGAGTTTCTTGGGTTTTGTCAAACTGCTGCACGGTGTCTCGACTCGACAATCTTTAGCGAAAACGCGATGAGGAAAGTGACTCGGTGTTATAACGGATTCGAAAGAGGAAGAACATACAACTGCAAGAAGCAAATGGGTGGATTGGGGTTGGGAATTGGAATTTTTTTCAGGACCCATTCCTATGTTTATAGTGTTAGAAAAAGAATGCTAAGTTCcgacaaagaaagagagtatCCAGAAAAATCCGACAGGCCTGGAGAGTTGTATAATAAGATGATAATCCACAGTCGTGTTCTTCCAAATCATGGAAGACAGATATTAAGAACAtccctttctcttttcatttggCTGTCTCCATTTTTTCCAGGAAAAAGATTCAGATTCCATTCACAATGTGCCACAAAGCAAATCATAAAAACCCATTCCTAAGTCACAAAACTTACAGTAACAGAGAGctattaatatttcaaattcGGAAAAACTTGCTTCTCAAGATTCCATAATCCATATCAATAGAAGTCATACATTTCATTCTCAAAAGGTGTTACAGAACAAACCATAAACCCATTCCTAAGTTACAAAACTGACAGTTGGGATGGCTAGGCAACAAAGTCAGCTTTTTAACATTTCTGAATCCTCAAACTTTCTTCTCAAGAGGATTGAATCTACAATGCTATCTAAAGTTCTAAACACTTGAAAGCATCTGCTTCTTACATGATAACAAAGATAGAAAGCTCCATTTTTTGACCAAGATCTGTTCATGTCTTTTACCTCGAGGAGAGTCTCTGGTGTAAATCTTCTGCCAATGCTTGCCTCAAACTCTCCCCGTAATAGTAAAACTGCCTCTCACTCTCCAAAACTCTTGCAGGCGTTCCAGCTTCATCTGGATCCTTCCAAATCTCCGGTTCAGGTTCTCTAGCAATCTGACAAAGATTATGCAACACACAACAAGCCACAATAGTCTGAGGAGCATGGTTCACACCAACATTCAAACTCTGAAGAATCTTCCATCTAGCCTTGAGCAATCCAATAGCTTCCACCACCACTGACCTTCCTTTCATCAACATTCCATCGAATAGATTCTCCGGTGGCGTACCAGAGCCATTTGGTGAAAATGGAGTCATCAGGAATGAGAGAAGAGGATAACACCAATCTCCAACAATGTATGGTCTCACATGGTGACCTCTAATATTGATAACTTTCTCCCAAACAATGTCTCCTGAAGTAAGCCTCTTATATAGAAGACTATCTCTGAAATGAGAAGAGTCGTCTTCTCCACCTGGAGCTTTCACACAAACGTCCCAAAAGATCTTCTTGTGATCAGCAACAACCTGAAGCAAAACGGCGTCGTATCCGTACTTGCAACCGTAAatgtttctagggtttagTTTCGTGCGGCGTCTGAGCTTCACCGGAGTACTATCAATGGCGCCGCAAATGTTGGGGAGAGAGGTGAGTTCTTCGAATCCCTGAGTCGTTTCGATCAATCTCCGTTTTCCGACGGGGATTTTGATGAATTCTGGATATAGCTTGGTGGCTAAGAGACGTGTGACCATGTTTGTGATCTTGGAGATGAGGTATGGATCTAGTGAGTAGCGAGAAGCTAGGGTTTTAGCTGAGCAGCCATGAGCGAGACGAGAGAGGACCATAGCGACGGCGTAATCGGCggggagagagagatttgaagCGGTGATGAATGGTTTGAGCTTGTCGACGACGGTGATGAAGACTGGGTAGGAAAGACCGTACAATGAGCGCCAACGAGCGTCGCGGAGAGGCGCATCGAGTGACCAGATGTGGTCTGTGGTTAGGGCACGGAAGGCAGCGACGGAGTAATCGCCGTCGGCAAGAGGCGGAGGAGGGGAAGGGGAAGGTGATTCTGAGGAAGATGAGGATTCGGTTGAAGATCTGTTGACGGCGaggaaggagaggagagatgcgagagtgaagaagagtaAAGGCGCGGCGGAGGAAGTGGAGAGGAGGGAGGAAGGTGTGGTTGAAGACTGTGAAGATGTGGATgcggaagagaagagagtgcTTGTAGGATCTAATGAGttttggagatggagaagatgtGAGAGCATCGCCATGAAAGCTTCTTCCATCTTCACTCTccgatttttttctctccggAGAGGTTGAGAGTAGAAGAAAAACTGaagaagtgagagagaaaggGCTAATagctaaaaatttaaaattaatgtgagttaataaatataattttaaagttttggggttgtttgtttaatttcagAAAGTTTTGGGCTTATAAGCAATTCGTAGAAGGTAAGCGGAATTTTGATCCAACAAGTTGCAACCATTTATATTAGTCTGAGACAAACCAGTAACCAAAATTTTTGAATCTCCTCCAAACAACAAGtctatcaaaatcaaatccatcTAACAAAATTCTTCTTTCGACTACAGGTTTTAGCTTTGATATGTGAAACcatgatgaagatgatcacTTGATGAGTCTCTTCAATTCTCCCCATGATAGTTGTTGGAGTCGTGGTGGTTAGCATATCCTCCTCCATTGTTGTAACCATGTCCTCGTGAGTATCCTCCATTCCACTGCTGCCCTGAGTCTCCTCTCCACTGCCACAAGTTGAACACATTATGAGAACTAAAAAGAAATCTATTGCCAGCAGAACCAATTTGGTTAAGTCCTAGACCAAAACATGTCGACATAAGACCATGTTCAGGGTTGGTGACACAAGTTGGACATGGAGACATGTATTAGATATTCTCCCACTTGCATAAGTCAAAATAGAAAACGAAGGGAAGGTGCTAGATTCCACCAGCTATTATTGTCAACCACTGACTTTActtttaataacaaaacaaacaactatTCACAAAGTTTGACCCTAGCAAAATACTCAATTTACTCTTCTACTGATAGAATGCATCAACTCCAAAGTGAAATTTTACCTGCTTGTTTGGGCTTCGTCCCCAGGAGAGTCTGACAGTGTTCTTGCCGATGACTGTCCCGTTCAAACTCTCGATAGCATCTTCAGCACTCTTCCTGTCAAAACCAAAGGCAAGTCGCTTTGAATTACTCGCTATGAGATAAGCACCTACAGGTTGCTCAATCATATGATTGCCAAGCCAACACTACTAACTAGATGAAGACAGCACCTGTCAGCAAATTGGACAAATCCACATCCTTTCCCTACTGGGATCTTCACTGAAACAACCTCTCCAAACTGGGAAAAAGGTTGTCTGAGGTCTTCATCAATAACATCAGGGTCAATGCCGCCAACAAATATCTGCAGTAGAATAACCTAAGATGAGCAGCAAGAACATATAGAGCTTGAATGATGCTGACATATAACTAAATATGACAACTCACTGTTGCGTTAGTTGATTCGCCATCAGACTGCGAGCCATAACCCATGGAACCATTTGATCCATGTCCACCAGCCAGAATCACAGCTATTccaatgaaaacataaaatcttTATAGTTCAAAAACTTTGTTGAATGCAACAAGTTGTTAGCTCTAGAGTCCTATGGATTAAAACTGGCTCACCTCTCGCTTAAAACTAGTACACTTAAATAGAAAGAATCAGAGGGTAAAACTAGTTGCAGAGAGAAGTATGAAAAGAAACCTTGTGAAGAATGTTGTTGCTGATTAGCAATCGCTCT from Arabidopsis thaliana chromosome 3, partial sequence includes these protein-coding regions:
- a CDS encoding Protein kinase superfamily protein (Protein kinase superfamily protein; FUNCTIONS IN: in 6 functions; INVOLVED IN: protein amino acid phosphorylation, N-terminal protein myristoylation; LOCATED IN: plasma membrane; EXPRESSED IN: 22 plant structures; EXPRESSED DURING: 13 growth stages; CONTAINS InterPro DOMAIN/s: Protein kinase, ATP binding site (InterPro:IPR017441), Protein kinase, catalytic domain (InterPro:IPR000719), Serine/threonine-protein kinase domain (InterPro:IPR002290), Calcium-dependent protein kinase (InterPro:IPR020642), Calcium/calmodulin-dependent protein kinase-like (InterPro:IPR020636), Serine/threonine-protein kinase-like domain (InterPro:IPR017442), Protein kinase-like domain (InterPro:IPR011009), Serine/threonine-protein kinase, active site (InterPro:IPR008271); BEST Arabidopsis thaliana protein match is: Calcium-dependent protein kinase (CDPK) family protein (TAIR:AT1G49580.1); Has 120241 Blast hits to 118384 proteins in 3609 species: Archae - 140; Bacteria - 14458; Metazoa - 44881; Fungi - 12679; Plants - 26503; Viruses - 512; Other Eukaryotes - 21068 (source: NCBI BLink).), producing MGGCTSKPSSSVKPNPYAPKDAVLQNDDSTPAHPGKSPVRSSPAVKASPFFPFYTPSPARHRRNKSRDGGGGESKSVTSTPLRQLARAFHPPSPARHIRDVLRRRKEKKEAALPAARQQKEEEEREEVGLDKRFGFSKELQSRIELGEEIGRGHFGYTCSAKFKKGELKDQEVAVKVIPKSKMTSAISIEDVRREVKILRALSGHQNLVQFYDAFEDNANVYIVMELCGGGELLDRILARGGKYSEDDAKAVLIQILNVVAFCHLQGVVHRDLKPENFLYTSKEENSMLKVIDFGLSDFVRPDERLNDIVGSAYYVAPEVLHRSYTTEADVWSIGVIAYILLCGSRPFWARTESGIFRAVLKADPSFDEPPWPSLSFEAKDFVKRLLYKDPRKRMTASQALMHPWIAGYKKIDIPFDILIFKQIKAYLRSSSLRKAALMALSKTLTTDELLYLKAQFAHLAPNKNGLITLDSIRLALATNATEAMKESRIPDFLALLNGLQYKGMDFEEFCAASISVHQHESLDCWEQSIRHAYELFEMNGNRVIVIEELASELGVGSSIPVHTILNDWIRHTDGKLSFLGFVKLLHGVSTRQSLAKTR
- a CDS encoding PIF / Ping-Pong family of plant transposase (PIF / Ping-Pong family of plant transposases; LOCATED IN: chloroplast; EXPRESSED IN: 16 plant structures; EXPRESSED DURING: 6 growth stages; CONTAINS InterPro DOMAIN/s: Putative harbinger transposase-derived nuclease (InterPro:IPR006912); BEST Arabidopsis thaliana protein match is: unknown protein (TAIR:AT5G12010.1); Has 644 Blast hits to 642 proteins in 76 species: Archae - 0; Bacteria - 0; Metazoa - 379; Fungi - 49; Plants - 189; Viruses - 3; Other Eukaryotes - 24 (source: NCBI BLink).) codes for the protein MEEAFMAMLSHLLHLQNSLDPTSTLFSSASTSSQSSTTPSSLLSTSSAAPLLFFTLASLLSFLAVNRSSTESSSSSESPSPSPPPPLADGDYSVAAFRALTTDHIWSLDAPLRDARWRSLYGLSYPVFITVVDKLKPFITASNLSLPADYAVAMVLSRLAHGCSAKTLASRYSLDPYLISKITNMVTRLLATKLYPEFIKIPVGKRRLIETTQGFEELTSLPNICGAIDSTPVKLRRRTKLNPRNIYGCKYGYDAVLLQVVADHKKIFWDVCVKAPGGEDDSSHFRDSLLYKRLTSGDIVWEKVINIRGHHVRPYIVGDWCYPLLSFLMTPFSPNGSGTPPENLFDGMLMKGRSVVVEAIGLLKARWKILQSLNVGVNHAPQTIVACCVLHNLCQIAREPEPEIWKDPDEAGTPARVLESERQFYYYGESLRQALAEDLHQRLSSR